The genomic stretch TGAGTGGACGCCAATATGGCTCGCCCTAAGGCAAAGTAGCGATATAATATAAGAtcataaatttgataaaatatagtaGACAGATATTTTAGATTTGAAGCTCTCGCGATGATCGATGGATGTCATGCTCTTGACTTTTACGAAGACGATTGTATTATGAGTGGCATTCTTGCGTTAACGCTTCGCGAACGTTACAGTTCGCTTCTTCAGGATACACCTAAACATTGAATTTCCGGAGTGAAAGTGTAAGAAGAACGAAATATTAGGTGGTTCCATAAGTTACGCAGttgctttatttatatttatttactatttattatattctatattatattaatttatttacatactCTTACATAGCTCTCATCTAACGACAGTTTGTTTTCTTATATTGGACAAACAGAAAAATGTATCAGTTGTGTAACGTTTGATCTATGATAAAAAATTTCTCTACCACTTTTGTTAAATTATGTATTCAAATTTCCGCCAACGTAATAATGGCTATGTTATTCCTTTTAGACTCAGCTGTTGAAAAATATTGCATTATTTACCGAATGTCCTGATAATTCAATACACGAAGCGTTAAAGAAAGAAGCGCGTAACTTTCCTCTGCCAGGATGGAGCAAGATCATAGAATGGTACTTGATTAGTATTCTTTGGATGTAGATACATCGGCAGATGAATATATAGAATTCTGACAAAAGAGTAACGTTTCGCTCTTTATTGGCGTTCGGTGCTCTTTCGTTTGCGATACAAGCTGTCTAATGTAGGTTAAATAGATTCTATGTCATAGCGGTTCGCATAATACTGAGAAAATTACGATAGCACCTAGAACGCCAAGAATAGCCAACTCGAGCCCTATAGAATTCTTAATCGGATCAAAAAAGTCGCGACTTATGTTCGTTGTAATTTGAATTTGCCAGATTGTCGGAAGAACTGCAATCCTAATGTTATATGGAGTGAATGATTGATGAGCGACTCATTGTTGTGCGAATTCTCAGAATAATAAGTGCGAATGAAACCACAGCTCAATGTGACTCACATACTCTTCATGATGACATAGTATCGATCCCGGAAATGGCAGACGAACTTTGAACTTTTTGGATACTTTGGATACTTTCGAGTATTTGTGATACCTTTGGGTACTTTTGAATACTTCTGATGCTTTTCGATACCTTCTGACCTCTTTGATTActtataacatatttttatacttataatattacGGATACTTTTGATACTTGCGAATGCTTTGGACACTAGCGAATATTTTGGACACTAGCGAATACTCTGGACACTAGCGAATACTCTGGACACTAGCGAATACTCTGGACACTAGCGAATACTCTGGACACTAGCGAATACTCTGGACACTAGCGAATACTCTGGACACTAGCGAATACTCTGGACACTAGCGAATACTCTGGACACTAGCGAATACTCTGGACACTAGCGAATACTCTGGACACTAGCGAATACTCTGGACACTAGCGAATACTCTGGACACTAGCGAATACTCTGGACACTAGCGAATACTCTGGACACTAGCGAATACTCTGGACACTAGCGAATACTCTGGACACTAGCGAATACTCTGGACACTAGCGAATACTCTGGACACTAGCGAATACTCTGGACACTAGCGAATACTCTGGACACTAGCGAATACTCTGGACACTAGCGAATACTCTGGACACTAGCGAATACTCTGGACACTAGCGAATACTCTGGACACTAGCGAATACTCTGGATATTTTTGAATACTCTGGATATTTTTGAAtgctatattttcaatatttttgtatactttGGTCATTTTTGAATACTTGGATAGTTTACGAGAactatgctttggatattttatatattttttcccaTATTAAATGGATTCTACGGATTTTGTATGTTTACATTTCCAATAAGAATTGGCGTTCTGGTAattcgaaaagaaagaagaaagatttcTCAATGATCCGGTCGGACGTGTGCAATGATCGTGGTTGCCTGGTGGCTGGTGCATACGAGCGTAACGACGGAAGGGAAAAGTCGCGACAGCGGCTTCCGCTTTTCACGCAAATCACCCGGTGCCCGCCGATTCCAGCCTGTTTCCCTGATCTGTGGCCAGCCGATCGAATCGGGGAGGGCTGTTAAACAGTGTTTTGCAACAATTTCGTCAATGATCATTGCGTTACGACTCGGTTGCTTTCCCCAGTATACACAATCTTTGATTAATTGTAATTACGCCTGTTGTTGTTGATTCTTTCGATTAATCCGACGTTCTTTTTAATCCACCAGATAAATATTTCTCATAGCAATCAGTATAATAATGGAAACACTTGTACAACGGCTGGTATTGTTTAATGAACTGGTGAAAAACAAATGCAGCTTACGTAACGAGTACATTTCTATCGACCTCTCAATTTTAACTTTACTTTCGCTCAACTGTtgaaaaggaatattttaatataaagcaAGTAAGAATGGAAGGAACTTACCAAGCACAGCTAAGGATGTAATTGCCAAAACAAACGATGTATTTGGTTGGAATATTACGATAAGCGATGGAAATTTACTATGTTCCACTCCTTAAATATATGTGTCGCGTTCAATCGGCCAGTAACTCACTGAAATGCAATGTTAAACGCAATGAGGTGAGCACGAAACGACAGAAGCATGAATTTCCGACAGAAATCCATCGAACGAAAGATGGTTCGATGGAAAAGTTTGGATGGTAACGCGGGAAATGGTGTGGAAATTGGTCGTCCTTGCTTGAAATTGAATAAATGCGTTTATTAGCGGTTATAAATCGTCGTCCAAATGTAGACAGGCTGAATCACGAATAAGCCAGCCATTCTGATTCACTCGACGCATTAACTGCCGCCTTGTTATCACGCTAATGGCACTGTGGTCGTTTTTATACCGACCGAAGGGGTGTTTGCGCCGACAAATCGCTCCCACAATGACTCAGCTGTGTCACAttgtatcttcttttctttttcttctctctcgttCATATTAATTTACAACCAAGCGGCCTGACGCTACTTCCAATTAATCGAACTGATCGATCGGATTGTTTACAGGTATCGGAATCGACGACACGTTCGTCATGTTGGCGGCCTGGAGACGAACCAGTATAATGAAACCGGTGCCTGAAAGAATGGCTGCGACTCTCAGCGAAGCTGCTGTCTCCATCACTATCACTTCGCTCACTGACATGATATCTTTTTTCATTGGCATTCTCTCGCCTTTCCCCTCGGTTCAGATCTTCTGTATTTATTCAGGTCCGTAGCACGCGATTTATCTAAACGCCAATAACTTCAAGGCTAAATGGATGATCTGTTACTTTGTTTGCCTCAGGATTCGCCGTGGTCTTCACCTTTGTCTTCCACCTGACCTTCTTCACGGGTTGCGTAGCCATTAGCGGTTACTGCGAGCAGAAGAACCTGCACAGCGTATTGTGCTGCAAGGTGCAGCCTCTGTCCAAATCCTGTAAGTCTCTGTCGCTCATATTTCTCTTTGTTCGAACGTGTTAACTTGCAAAGTAATACCCTGATCTCTACGTTCCGTGACCTCTAGCGCGACGATGGCCGAAAGAAAGCTTAACACGTTGATTGCCACAGCAAAGTTTCCGATAGGGCCGCGTCATCCGTATTCGGGTgacgcttatttgactacttgccaAGGATCATCGTAGGTATTTGAGAAGATATTctagaggaaataataaaactactgaattgttataaaagtaatacgaaaatggtttattaaaaaaactatttactcgcattactaaaatagcAGAGAACGCTTAGTACTGCGgcacgcgtggcctgacggagatttcggtgaaaacacgcgtggcagtcaacgtgttaaaaggTTAAAGGAGGAAGAAACCAGGGCCACGTTTATACTTCTGGAAGCTCTAGACGCGCACCGTGGTTCTTGAACGTGGCCAAACAGGGAGCGAGATGTCAGCTTCTTGCTCCTAACGCGTCTCACGGTAAACGCAGCTCTGGAAAAACGCTGTAATTTTGCAAAActgaattataatataatagacgAGCGTTGGTAGAGACAAAATGTTTAACCGCGAAGTTTACTTATACTCGAATATTAGTTTTAAACTTTCTTCTGTCCACGACTGTAGACTGATTCTGAGAAGAATGTCTAATccgaaatttctaatttcaaataaaaaaagaaaaaaaagaagaaaagaaagaagcaagCGAAACTGGTCGAACGAGATTCAGGACTAACATTCGAAGAAGCTGCGACGCTGTGAGAGCGAGAAATGGAGCTGCAAATGGATACACACGCATTTTCTTGTTACGTAACCGCTGAAGAATCCGCGGTGGTCGGTAAAAGTAAGAGTTCGACGATCGTTTGCGACTTATTTCGGTTACTACATCCGATGTAACCATCCTGTTTACTTACACGTGCTCGGCGATGGTAACAGGGATCGTtaaatcgccaaagaagacgTTACCCGGAATACTTTCACGGGCAGAGCCTCGTCGAACGTATCATTCGttggttttatttgaacttTCATTTATTTGCCGCTTGCCGCGGAACTTTCTATGCTAAGCAGCGGCCGGCCGGACCCCGGACTCTTGGGGCCATTACACCAACGCTGCTTTATTCTTATTTCCATTCTACGAAAGGCGACCGTTCTAAAAATCCTCTTAGAACagacctttcttttcttttaactaAAATCTTCTCGCGAATACCGTTTGATCGTGAAAAGTTGGTACATGATCAGTGCGAGAGAAAGGTCGTTGTAAATCGCCGGCGATTTCGATCGTGAAAGCCGGAAGATCCTGACCAACCGTCGTCGAGTCTCTAAAATCATTTAGAAATTGTAGCTCGATGCTCCGGCAAGTCCCTTGCTATCCCTTGCATCGGTTACGAATCGACAAATCACTTTAGAAATAGCGTATAGCTGTAATTGGCAAAATTGGAAATCGATCGTCTTGTGATCCGAATCGAGTTACTTCGTCTGTGTACTCCCTTTGGTTCTTGTCAATTCGATGAGAAACCGACGAGACGCCAGATGTCCGGTGGTAGCCGCCGGTTACGCGAGAAATGCGTACCAGGTTACGTTAGACCGTCGCTAATTCGTTAGATCACCGCTGCGTTATGTAACCTCGTCACTTTCTCCCGAGGCATTGTCAACAGTTATAAACAATACCGTCTTGCATATTTTTGCACGATCTGCGTTTTGCATATTCCAGTTTTCCCCTTTTCTTGCTGCTTTCGATGGTTTGTGAAAAGCGGcaaacggtatttgctcattTCCGCGATCACTCGTGCACCATCGGCTGGAAAACGCGGTGAAAGTGCCATTTCAAGGTGGTTACACGCACCATCGacgcaaatataatttacacGGCGAACGTTGCTTTTATCTTCACGCGTGGTTAGGTCTCAAAGGTTTAAGGTCGTTGGaatttatcattaataattGGTATCGTGACTCGATCGAGTAGAATTGGTAATCAATCGGTAAGCAAGAAAGGTGGCGGACTCGCGTGGTCAACGCATCTTGGAAATCGATTGTCCCGATCAGGAACGCGTGCTCGGCGTATTAATGCGACTCTTTGTATATCATAATGTTCATTGTCGTTTTGGCGCGTGACATTGTACCGTCGTTCTCCTCTGGCTTTGTTCCCGCTAAACAATGACTCCGTACATTCTTTTTCTCACAATGTGTACGGGATTCATAGTAGAAGACAATGCAACAGATTCTCGTGAAAAGAGCGATCGCGTGATACACCACAACCACCCCTTTCCACTTGAATCAGCGAACTAACGACGAACGAATGTTATTTTGTTTTTCAGCGAACAGATCCTGGCTCTATAGAGCACTGTGCAGTGGAGGGGTAGATCCGGACGATCCATACAACCCCATCGATAACCCGGAGCACGGCTGCATGAGCTGGTTCAGGGATTATCTGGCTGTCGCGCTGAATTGCAGACCCGTCAAGGTCATCGTCATCCTGATATTCGCCTGTTACCTTGCTGGCGCTCTTTACGGCCTGACGACTCTTCAGGAGGGCTTGGACCGTCGCAAGCTCTCCAAGAACGACTCCTACTCGATCACTTTCTACGACCGACAAGACTACTACTTCCGGGAATTTCCGTATAGAATACAGGTAGATAGAATATAGGCGATTGTTATCTGAAAAGTAGCAGATTCTGGCGCAGATTCGcgatttttgtcatttttgaGGCACGCAGTATCGTACTATTTTGACATAGAGACATTGTCTTATTTGTTTTCTACTATATCGACAAATAGGAATAACGAAAACATACAGGTCCAGAGTGAATGTCCtgaatattgagatataatagatttgaataataaatttaaataataataagataataaaatataatgtatctTTAGTATTAGCTGTAGTATTTTACGTTGTAACAAGAAAAGGTTGAAAATCGTTGGTGTGGCTAGGTGTTTGTTTGGGATTCGTTTTTTAATCGAAGAGATTTATGAGGGCAGAGAAGGAGAAAGTATTTCTAGCCAAGAGGTCCAGGAACCGCGACAAACCTCCGAAGATTCATCAACCCGCGAGTAACTCGCTACACGCAATTATGTCACGTGGGTAGCTTTCTCTCGGCTTCACTGCGTCGAAGAAAAGTGACTGGCGTTGCGTCACACGGTGCTGTCGCGATTTTTCTGGTTCAATCCAGAGGACGTTCGCTAGAACGTCTAGAGTGCCGCATTCTCTGCTCCGGAACCCCGTAATTGCTAGTTTCTGGCGAACTAGGCGTGGCTGGAAGACACTTAATTGCCGTCCGGGCTATAGGAGGACTTTCAAGTTCATAGAAACCGCTCTTCATAATTTCATACCTCATTCCGCGTGTTCAATATCTTTAGATCGCGAGTAAATGGCGAGCAAAAGACGAAGAAAGTTTCCTGgtctgaaattaaataattccgCCGATATTCGCTGACAAGTTTCATGAACCAGTTGTTGCGAGGCTCTATAAAGACTTTTGTCACTTTTGTTTCAGGTTGTAGTGAGCGGAAAGTACGACTACAGCGATCCGGTGATTCAAGCGCAAATGGAAAATCTGACCAGGTCCCTGGAAGCTAGCAAGTACATCAGCAGCGCTCCCATATACACGGAGAGCTGGCTCAGAAGCTTCCTTAGCTACGCCAATAACAGCGCCACCGACGTGGAAATCAAGGACGAGAAAACTTTCATCAAAGCGTTGAAAGACACTTGGCTGTCTCCCAAAACTAGCTTCTCTCTGGACGTGAAGTTTGACCAGGCCGAAGAGCACATCATCGCCAGTAGATTTCTGATCCAGGCGGTAAACGTCAGTGGAACCAACCAAGAGAAAGACATGGTGAAGGAACTGCGTCGGATTTGCGCCCAGTCTTCGTTGAACGCCAGCGTCTTCCACCCTTACTTCGTGTTCTTCGATCAGTTCGAGTTGGTCAAGCCTACCAGCATCCAGTGCATGGTCTTCGGCGCCCTCATAATGATGCTCATCAGCTTCATCTTCATCCCCAACGTCCTGTGCTGCCTCTGGGTAGCTTTCTGTATTATCTCGATCGAATTAGGCGTGGCCGGGTACATGGCTCTGTGGGACGTGAACCTGGATAGCATATCCATGATCAATCTCATCATGTGCATAGGCTTCAGCGTCGACTTCACCGCTCACATCTGCTACGCCTACATGAGCTCGAAACAAAAGACTGCGGAGGACAGAGTGAAGGAAAGCTTGTACAGTCTCGGTCTTCCGATAGTGCAAGGAGCCACTTCAACGATCCTCGGTCTCATAGCTTTAGTGCTTGCAGGTACCTACATCTTCATGGTGTTCTTCAAGATGGTGTTCCTGGTGATATTCATAGGAGCCATGCACGGCATGTTCCTGCTACCCGTTCTGCTCTCTCTGTTCGGTCCGTCGTCCTACAAAGACGAGAAAACCGACTCGGACAAGGCTCAACAGCGGAAGGTGTCGGAAAAGGATATGAATTGCAAACTCCAGCAGCCTTACGTGATCCCACACCCGACTCTCACTTACTATCATTCTTCTGCACCCGCGAAAAGTCTGCAGGACAGTCCCGCCACCAGTTTAGCCGCTTTCGAAGACAGGGATCCTGGTCTGGGCACCAGCGAGGACAGCAACTCTACGGAAAGTGGCTCCTCCCAAAGTAGAAGAAGGGAAGGCCAGCTGGAACCAGAGAACCAAAGGCGGCACGACGTCTGGAGAAGGTCCATAGGCGTTCTCTATGGCACGTCTCAGTTTCAGACCTCTTCACCGTCAGCTACTCCTTTTCCAGATTATTCTGCCACGACCCCAGAGACTCAGAACGATCAGGAGCGACGAGCAACCAGGACGGTATCTTACCTGGGTCCCTATACACCTCACAGGCCGGCCAATCAGCTGCACAGAGATCACAGGAGAAGTAGATCGTACCATAATCTGCATCACTCGTCGAGGTACCTGACTGACCCGCGTTATCCTTGAGTACGAAGAAGCGGAGAACGAGTGTAACTTGTGCACGGCTTGCAGAGGGAAATCCAATTTTTCTGTCGTGTGACGGTCGTCGAAAATACGGTTCACGTTGTTTGAGAATTTCTCTTGGAACCTGGCAATCAGGCTTGAAAGACTTGCTCGTGGCTGTAGATACAAATCGGTGGCTGGAAGAGCAGCGAATATGCTTTCTTCCCCGGAGCAGTATATTTaacaagaaggaaagaaagaaagaaagaaagaaagaaagaaatcttCTCAGGAACGTCTCTGCAAGTCGTGTTCGTCTTAGAAAGGAGACTCGAGTGTAGACTCGTAAGTAAGTAAAATAAGCAAAGAGACTCGTTTTTCAAGTGTGAGCTCTAGGATACTGTCAGAGGAACTGTATGGTAGAAAAATAGCACCTTCTAAGATCGAATTACGTCAGCCGGTATTTTTAAACAGTCTTTTTTTCCCGTGATTATTTTattagaagaaacgaaagatagACTGACCGTGGTCGAGCTTTGAAAATCCGGGCTGACGTTGATCGAAGCAGCGAATTTGATACGTTTTTACCTTGAGCCGAATGCATGATAACGAATTCCTTCTCCGATACTAGTTCGACCACAGTCTTTTATTTAGACTAGTAGCTTCTAGCTGTACCAACAGGCAACGGTAGTTACCGTGCACGAGTCAGTGGAGGATCGTGGGAAACGACGAAAGTGGTCTTCCACGATCTACAGTTAGAATATAATAACGAATCTGCTCAATGGAAATCAAAACCAAAATGCAATAGCAGGGAGAGTCAATTTTTCAAGCAAAAGTTTCGAAGAACCGTCGATCGTGCCTTACCATGAAATGTGTTCTCgataaagaagaaaggaaaagaagaaattgcAAAGTAGCTTACGACGTTTCACGGCCGTGTCACGGCGAAACGAAATCGAACGGAATCGTGGAAATTTTTTAGTTCGATCGAGAAACAAACCGAGGCCGATTCTCCACCggtgtttctcttttttataattctatCACGCCGCTGATTTCAAATGTGTGACACGTACGTGGAGTACGACTGCGAGTCAACTTGTATCGTATTTGCGATTTTTACTGGGAACTCTGCTCTCCTTATTTTAGCAAATTTTTTATAGCGATTCAAGAAAACTaatcttgaaaaattaattgtcGACTttgttgaaaaaaagaaaaaaaaaactattatatatattatgtattatttaatacaGAAAAGGGTATTACGGAAGAGATATAATTTACGAGCGAAGATGTTAAAGAAAAGCGAGAGAAAGTTCCGAAAGAGAAATACGTTCGACAACGACGATTTATTCCAAAGGAAATATATTCTTCCGTGATTTTTAATGGATGAAATAAACGATACATGCTGCGTGTTCGGCACAATTCTTTCTGTATAGCACAAACGAGTATGCGTGTTGGTGAATGAGAGAGTGCAGCGAATATTATGCATTGTCATAGACTGGCAGCTGCCATTGAGAAACTTCTTGTAAGCGAAATATATTCTGGTAATGATTTCCTGATGGTTGTTTCCCGGAACCGTGTTCTCGTCCTTCCTTTTCCATGCAAAATACTTGAGGAAGAGGGAGTCCCTTTACAAAGCCCGGGATGCCCAACTAACTTGTTAAAAAAAGAATCACCAGATCCTATGAATACGTAAAAAGTTCGCTTTAAATCTTGTCTTATCTTTCAACGAATAAACAATGCTACAGAGAAGTTGCAGACAATTTACCGTGAGCATGGAACAGAACCTCCGGAACGACTTATCCTTCGCTTCTTTACCCACAACACAACCTTTCACCGAGCGACTTGCTAGCAGTCGATGTTACTGAGTCAGCAGACGCTTATCCCACGCGAACATAGATTCTACACAGACAGCCGATACAATAGGTTGCTGCAACCTTTAACCAAAATCACAAATGGCACTTCGAaatggaaaattttgaaaaaaaaaaaaaaaatctatatTTTCCCTTTTTCCATTACGGATGCGGTCGCATGATTTTGCACGTAAGGAGAAACGTAAAGTGGAGGGAACGTGCACGAGGCTAGGAAGATAGCAGGCTGAAGGAAGAATCCCTGTCCCTAGGTATTCTTTTATTTGCTCCGGCGAGTTCGGCCATGCATGAAACACCGAGCTTAAAGTCGACTTGCCCCTTTTGGGATATTGCATCCCCGACGTCTCGGATAGCAGGCGATTTTCAAAGGTTTCCATCGGAACAGAGATTACCTCGGGATTCCTGTACGCGCGAAGGAACGCTGCTATCGAGACACAGTGAATCGCTGTCCGAAGGAACAGCAATGTTTACGAGGCCAGAAAATTTCTCCAGACTGCGCAGTGCACACGCTCTTGAAACTGTCGTGATATTCGACACGGGACGTCGCACATTTTTCTCAAATTCGAAGCAGTTACTGGGTGGAGAATATCGCCGAGTATCCACCTTTTCACGAAAAGGAGAAAATAGAGGATTTTTGTATCTCTTCAGGTatctgaaattttaataatctttctAACAAGCATAATTTTATAGGTGCTGAGGTGTAGAAGCAGGATCATTCACGACGAACGTAATGGAAAAGTTGTGAAAAATGTAGAAGCAATGAGGAAGAAATTAACAGTGTCACGAGATACGTTCGAGATGTTCCATCTTGTTTTAGAAATGAGCTGAGGAAGAAATGGTACAATTAGTAACAGGATTATTTCAGGAAATATTAGCTTGTTCGAAAGGTTTCTgtcgttttgtaaggaaataatagattcaggatatttttctcatttatattattttattgaatcatgtatgatccatttcgttctattggaattaataatattaataatataatgatatatgattatcgaataataatgtaattaaataatataaaagaaaaaaatattgctcatctgttatttccttatgaagcgaaagaaactttccggacgacctggTATTTGCATCGCGAAACCTGGCCTTAATTTGTCGTGTTTTATCGTTGTCAATTAGCAATTAGCAATGTTTTCACGTACTATATAAATATCGACCTCCCT from Bombus terrestris chromosome 16, iyBomTerr1.2, whole genome shotgun sequence encodes the following:
- the LOC100647360 gene encoding patched domain-containing protein 3 isoform X1; the encoded protein is MWNNLTCVDDFLNRAFHKLGLVVGHHPGYFVIVPVLVACICFTGYQRIHYEIDPEYLFSPTNGPSKMERAIVEQYFKVNYSHKFNLGRITRPGRFGHVIITSKDGNDNLLRTAVFDELRQLDKMIRNTKATYEGEEFSYSQICAKWLDTCFNNDILDLHHVIEDVEKRELNLTFPVTLNPITWDIHLLPVYFGGSVINEDLIIESVPSMQLAYFLTADNARQDAIGAAWEEAFLETLRQVEEDNVFKHIATARFASRTLELELEENTKTIVPYFSSTFILMALFSVVTCMMTDWVRSKPWLGLLGNVSAAMATVAAFGLCIYLGVDFIGLNLAAPFLMIGIGIDDTFVMLAAWRRTSIMKPVPERMAATLSEAAVSITITSLTDMISFFIGILSPFPSVQIFCIYSGFAVVFTFVFHLTFFTGCVAISGYCEQKNLHSVLCCKVQPLSKSSNRSWLYRALCSGGVDPDDPYNPIDNPEHGCMSWFRDYLAVALNCRPVKVIVILIFACYLAGALYGLTTLQEGLDRRKLSKNDSYSITFYDRQDYYFREFPYRIQVVVSGKYDYSDPVIQAQMENLTRSLEASKYISSAPIYTESWLRSFLSYANNSATDVEIKDEKTFIKALKDTWLSPKTSFSLDVKFDQAEEHIIASRFLIQAVNVSGTNQEKDMVKELRRICAQSSLNASVFHPYFVFFDQFELVKPTSIQCMVFGALIMMLISFIFIPNVLCCLWVAFCIISIELGVAGYMALWDVNLDSISMINLIMCIGFSVDFTAHICYAYMSSKQKTAEDRVKESLYSLGLPIVQGATSTILGLIALVLAGTYIFMVFFKMVFLVIFIGAMHGMFLLPVLLSLFGPSSYKDEKTDSDKAQQRKVSEKDMNCKLQQPYVIPHPTLTYYHSSAPAKSLQDSPATSLAAFEDRDPGLGTSEDSNSTESGSSQSRRREGQLEPENQRRHDVWRRLFCHDPRDSERSGATSNQDGILPGSLYTSQAGQSAAQRSQEK
- the LOC100647360 gene encoding patched domain-containing protein 3 isoform X2, which gives rise to MWNNLTCVDDFLNRAFHKLGLVVGHHPGYFVIVPVLVACICFTGYQRIHYEIDPEYLFSPTNGPSKMERAIVEQYFKVNYSHKFNLGRITRPGRFGHVIITSKDGNDNLLRTAVFDELRQLDKMIRNTKATYEGEEFSYSQICAKWLDTCFNNDILDLHHVIEDVEKRELNLTFPVTLNPITWDIHLLPVYFGGSVINEDLIIESVPSMQLAYFLTADNARQDAIGAAWEEAFLETLRQVEEDNVFKHIATARFASRTLELELEENTKTIVPYFSSTFILMALFSVVTCMMTDWVRSKPWLGLLGNVSAAMATVAAFGLCIYLGVDFIGLNLAAPFLMIGIGIDDTFVMLAAWRRTSIMKPVPERMAATLSEAAVSITITSLTDMISFFIGILSPFPSVQIFCIYSGFAVVFTFVFHLTFFTGCVAISGYCEQKNLHSVLCCKVQPLSKSSNRSWLYRALCSGGVDPDDPYNPIDNPEHGCMSWFRDYLAVALNCRPVKVIVILIFACYLAGALYGLTTLQEGLDRRKLSKNDSYSITFYDRQDYYFREFPYRIQVVVSGKYDYSDPVIQAQMENLTRSLEASKYISSAPIYTESWLRSFLSYANNSATDVEIKDEKTFIKALKDTWLSPKTSFSLDVKFDQAEEHIIASRFLIQAVNVSGTNQEKDMVKELRRICAQSSLNASVFHPYFVFFDQFELVKPTSIQCMVFGALIMMLISFIFIPNVLCCLWVAFCIISIELGVAGYMALWDVNLDSISMINLIMCIGFSVDFTAHICYAYMSSKQKTAEDRVKESLYSLGLPIVQGATSTILGLIALVLAGTYIFMVFFKMVFLVIFIGAMHGMFLLPVLLSLFGPSSYKDEKTDSDKAQQRKVSEKDMNCKLQQPYVIPHPTLTYYHSSAPAKSLQDSPATSLAAFEDRDPGLGTSEDSNSTESGSSQSRRREGQLEPENQRRHDVWRRSIGVLYGTSQFQTSSPSATPFPDYSATTPETQNDQERRATRTVSYLGPYTPHRPANQLHRDHRRSRSYHNLHHSSRYLTDPRYP